The sequence ATATTTTAACTCGATTTTCAATAagctttataatgaaataaatgataaaaatataaaaacttaTTTTAATCAGAATGGagagttttatattgtaaatgtgACTGCTTACATAgttaattttttatatttatatccaaCTTATGTATAAATACTGTTATAATTGATTGTTAATAAAAGAGGCACAGAACACattggtgttgtttagtcgtttagtagtgtccgactcttcatgaccccatggaccagagcacgccaggcactcctatcttccactgcctcctgcagtttggtcagactcatgtttgtagcttcgagaatgctgtctaaccatcttgtcctctgtcgtccccttcttcttgtgccctccatctttcccaacatcagggtcttttccagagagtctgctcttctcatgaggtggccaaagtattggagcctcagcttcacgatctgtccttcccatgagcactcagggctgatttccttcagaaaggataggtttgatcttcttgcagtccatgggactctcaagagtctcctccagcaccacagttcaaaagcatcaattcttcggcgatcagccttcttgatggtccagctctcacttccatacatcactactggtaaaaccatggcttttactatacggacctttgttggcaaggtgatgtctctgctttttaagatgttgtctaggtttgccattgcctttctcccaaggagcaggcgtcttttaatttcgtgactgctgtcaccatctgcagtgatcatggagcccaagaaagtaaaatctctcactgcctccatttcttccccttctatttgccaggaggtgatgggcccagtggccatgatcttcgtttttttgatgttgagcttcagaccatattttgcgctctcctctttcaccctcattaaaagattctttaattcctcctcactttctgccatcaaggttgtgtcatctgcatatctgaggttgttgagatttcttccagcaatcttatttccggcttgggattcatccagccccgcctttcgcatgatgaattctgcatataagttaaactAAGTATGGAATATCCTTCTGAAAAAGAATCTCACACTTCTTTCAGCATAGTTCCTAAGcattaccagcacatcctggcttTGGCATTCACAGTCAAAGAGATCAATGAAAACCCTCACCTCTTACCCAATCTCACTTtgggcttccacatctatgacagctattgcAATGCAAGGAGGACTTATCATGCTACAATGCTACTTTTATCCACAGAGGACAGATTTATCCCTAACTACCTATGTGAGCAACAGAAAAATCTAATAGCAGTCATTGGGGGAGTGGATGCCCCAATTTCCATGAATGTGGCGACACTCTTGAAAAACTATAAGGTTCCACAGGTAGGTCAACtctgctttctctttccctccctccctctatgtGACCCCCCACATTTCCTATACTATTATTTCAAGACATTACTGAGGGCCTTAAAAATACTGAGACTTCCTTTATATGAATCTTACATGGAAACTGAGTTTTAGGATCCTGTTTCTGATatggtttttaagatgctgtgaaTGCTGCTGTTTCTTTGTGTTACTGAATTTATTTCAGGAGTTTAAATGTGCTATTTTGGGTTGTTAGTTGATATGgctggaaatgattttttttctttctcaacctgattggcatcTGGTTGGGGTTTGTTTCATATTTCCTTATTTCGCTGCTGTCATTGGTCAAATAACGTGCCTAACTGGGCAATAAGAATTTTGCTCTGAGAGTGTTGCTGTAATCCAGCAATTATAGATGCAAAGTCAGTGCATTTTCCTCTCAGCCATAAATCCATTTGATGGCTATTTATCAGTGTATATTCTTTCAGCCTTGAATCCCTAACTTGAGCATTGGAATAGTCAAattcagttccctgacattgtaTTTCTAAGGGCTGCTAATATAATGTATGGGTGGAATTCACTGACAAAATCCATTCATCAATGGAAATTGGAGCAAGGTGGgggggtgttggtttttttttgcaattttcttGCTTCCTTATGCCCCCAAACTTGAAAATATCTGCTGGGGGGGTCCCCAATCCTCTTTAATTGATATATTCCATTCTTCCTAGAGATGGAATTGTGATAATTCATGCTCtgatggatagccatctgtcCTGTGGTGCTTAGCAGAGATTCTTGCTTTGCAAGggcttggactaaatgactcttgggtccctttcaactctacaattgtatgagaTTCTATAGTTGGCCTCCATCAGCAGAGGTGAAAGCACTGGTTTCCAATTTCCATGAATggttttgaaaacttcaatatgCAACATGCATTCTATTTTTAcaacttttctttctctcccctaaAATCCCTTTAGCTCATATATGGCTCTgctccattgaaaacagatgGAAACCCAGGAATTTCATTCTACCAGATGGTTCCTCATCAAGCACTTGAATACACAGGAATTCTCTCTTTGCTTCTTTATTTCAAATGGATATGGACTGGAGTACTAGTAATGGATAATGAAAATGGTGAAATGATTTTGCAAACGGTTTTGCCGAAATTTTCCCAGAGAGGTGTCTGTTTTGACTTTATAAAAAGAATTCCTATGTTTAGGTCTGCCACTGAATTTGATGAATTTCTTGAAGatggattaaaaatacataaggAACTTCTGAATAGTACAGCCAGTGTGGTTGTGTTTTATGGTGACTCTTATTCCATGATGATTTTGAGATGGATTCCATATTTTGCAGAACATCCACCAAGTCTACCAAAAGGTATAGTGTGGATAACAACCGctgcaatggaacttacttcacTGCTCTATCAAAAGAATTTGGGCATAGAAATATTCCATGGTGTCCTGTCCTTCACAATCCATTCCAATGACATACCAGCATTCAAAGCATTTGTTGAGAGCAAAAATCCTTTAAGCACAAAAGGAGATGGTTTCATCAGAGACTTCTGGCAACAGGCCTTTGACTGTGTATTCTCTGATCCAAATGTGGAAGATGTGATGGGGAATATTTGTACTGGGGAGGAGAAACTAGAGAGCCTTCCTGCTCCATTCTTTGAGATGAGCATGaatggccacagctacagcatctacaatgctgtctgcGCTGTAGCCCATGCTTTGCATTACATGTCTTCAACAAGATTCAAATATCAAGTAATGGAAAGAAGATTTGGATGGAAGTACCAGAATCAACAACTGTGGCAGGTAACATGCTCAACATTATCAAGAGGCAGAGGACCATAAGTGTACTACAATAGTCCTTAATTTGTGTCCTTAATGTTTCCCCAATTCCTTCCCATCCTAAGGTATATAACATATATCGCTTTAATAAGTCTTCTTCCTTCCCGCCCTTAAATTTCTGGATGGTTTCCAAATTACTGTTTGATTTTCTCAACTCGCCAAGTCCACCCAACTGGTcatgccccccagatgttgtttgactacaattcccatcatcccagaactCTTACTATATTGACTGGGGCTAATGGCAGTTTTAGTGAAAGTCCTGCTCCATATTTTGTAATAGGTAGAAATTCTGTTATGAATTTGGTGCATCTAATTCATTCTGTTAAATTAAGAGAGAGTGTGGTGTAGTCGTAAACTGGTGAACcgtgttcgcgtctccgctcctccacatgcagctgctagatgaccttgggcttgtcacacttctttgaagtctctcagccccactcacctcacagagtgtttgttatgggggaggaatggaaaggagaatgttagccactttgagactcctttgggtagtgataaagcgggatatcaaatccaaactcttcttcttaatgAGCCTGAACCAGGCCTTCTGGGAGTAGATCTACATGAATATGTATGCCCCTTGAAGtcacatattttatttaaaaataataatacatagaaACAGAAGTTTCAGAAACTTCAGAAACATGCTTTAAAGTCAATTTATAAGAACTCTCCCTGCCCTCTTCATTACCATCTTTATTAAAATTTACTACCCTTGGTATAGGTTTCTATatgttcatctttttttttttttgtatttttaatgctaCCTTCCAAGTGGGTGCATATACATTAATGAGTTAGGCAGTTgaatcacatttttatttattttttaaaaaaatacattctggTGTCAGAAGTCGGCTCTGACTGTGTCAACCCAAACTAAAATGGTGTTAACCTTATTGACTATTGAAACATTAACCGTGTTTCAACACTCTGAAAAATATAGAAACCAAACCTTCAGAACCTAACGTGCTTTAAAGTCAATTTATTAGAATTTCTTCCTCCTTTTCGGAATTACAAAGAGTGAGCTTCTTTATCATGAATACTTTCTCACTCAGAAACCATAAACAAGGTATGACTTACTATCAACGATCCAACTGCAGCCTTTTCTCAactcttccctttttctcttcaaaCCAGCTACATAATTTTCTCAGACGTGTCTCTTTTAACAACAGTGGTGGGGACAAGATTTCCTTTGATGAGAATGGAGAGTTAGTGGCTGGATTTGATGTGATCAACTGGATTGTTTCCTCAAACCAATCATTTCATAGAGTGAAGGTTGGGAATGTTGATCCCAACCAACAGTTGACCATCAATGGGGATGCCATAACTTGGCCGAACCATTTTAACCAGGTAAGTCTCAATGGTCTGGTTTGTAACTTTTTAGAAAATAGAAAAACTAcactggatggatggatggaaggatgGCAAAGATATTCCTATCTATATTAATTGAGAAGTTGTTTTGGGGAAGTATAAAAAGCAAAACTCTATATCTTGTCTGTTTTGTGTATTCATGAAATCAGAATCTACGCCATTAACCAGGCTCCATCCTTTCCAAAAGATGGTTTCTTAACAGTCTGTTGTACTATAATTATCATGTTGATTAGCAAAATTAGCAATGCATTACTGAAAGAAAGCATCACTTAAGAACACCTAAAAGTTGCCTTAAATATTCTAATCTCAAAATTCTCAAAATTACTATTCTGGGTTCTCATGTTTGGATTAGTCTCAGCCTCTTTCCTTATGTACTGAGCGGTGCCATCCCGGAACTAGGAAAAGAGTGAAAGATGGGGAGCCATTTTGCTGTTATGattgcatcccatgtccagaagggaagatttcggCTCAGGAAGGTGAGTATTCTGCACAAACTGTACAGTTTAAAAGTGAATGGCTTTAGCTGGAATTCATAGGAATGTGCCTACGAATTAACGACTATATACCAGGTTTAGCATGTGATTGAAATGTTTATTAAGCCTGTAGGTAGTTGCTGAAGAAGAAACTGGTTTGTGTCTGTGATTATTTGCCTcagagtccctgtcagggaaatatgttgGGTATTAAGTACAGTGGCTTTTGTACAGTAGCTAGATAATGGGCAGTACTAATAACAGTTTATCAGAGAATATAACTTCCAAATGTATGATCAAGcttcaaacaaacacacacagagagagagagagagagagagagagagagagagagagagagagatcaaaaaTGAATTTCTGACTTATCATCAATGGCAATAAGCCTGAAAGAAAAAGTTTTAGGAATGAACTTAACTTGGTCCAGTCTTTGAAGAGTGTTTAGATCCTTCAATTGTTGCAAAAGCAGGAGACCGATTCTTTATGATAGGTAGACCCCACATTCTATCCATCTGACACAAGACACACTGATACAGATACATTTACGTGATAAAAATGGAAATTTACAGATAGAAGGAATAAATGAAAACTTAAGAGAATACATGACCAACCTAAATAGAACAGCACAGACAAAAATAattggaaattaaaataaaaaaaagtttagagTTTTTGCTCTAATTTTTTTATCTATTAACAGGGATTGcaactttttgttccaggagagGACTTTCAAAATTACTAtgctttgcattttaataaaatgaaaataatatcTATCTAGTTTAGAAGTTAAAATGTGAGGTTTTTATCTGTTACACCAaggtttaaaaaatccttccaacaCTACACAAAATAGCCATAACTCCTAGCCTTATTTTGCTTACAGATTATAGTATTCTAACACACAATGTTCCTCGCAGATGTCAGTTAAAACTCCACACACACTACTTAATAGGGCTTTCACCAGACAAGACAGGAAAAATTCATAATTA comes from Podarcis raffonei isolate rPodRaf1 chromosome 13, rPodRaf1.pri, whole genome shotgun sequence and encodes:
- the LOC128398868 gene encoding vomeronasal type-2 receptor 26-like: MEYPSEKESHTSFSIVPKHYQHILALAFTVKEINENPHLLPNLTLGFHIYDSYCNARRTYHATMLLLSTEDRFIPNYLCEQQKNLIAVIGGVDAPISMNVATLLKNYKVPQLIYGSAPLKTDGNPGISFYQMVPHQALEYTGILSLLLYFKWIWTGVLVMDNENGEMILQTVLPKFSQRGVCFDFIKRIPMFRSATEFDEFLEDGLKIHKELLNSTASVVVFYGDSYSMMILRWIPYFAEHPPSLPKGIVWITTAAMELTSLLYQKNLGIEIFHGVLSFTIHSNDIPAFKAFVESKNPLSTKGDGFIRDFWQQAFDCVFSDPNVEDVMGNICTGEEKLESLPAPFFEMSMNGHSYSIYNAVCAVAHALHYMSSTRFKYQVMERRFGWKYQNQQLWQLHNFLRRVSFNNSGGDKISFDENGELVAGFDVINWIVSSNQSFHRVKVGNVDPNQQLTINGDAITWPNHFNQSQPLSLCTERCHPGTRKRVKDGEPFCCYDCIPCPEGKISAQEDMNECNICSEEKCPNSNQDMCIPKKITFLSYEEPLGISLACSAFAFSFITALVLGTFLKHHHTPIVKANNRDLTYTLLIALLFCFLCALLFMGKPEKVTCLFRQTAFGTIFSVAVSCVLAKTMTVVLAFMATKPGSKMRKWVGKRLSIAIVVSCSFIQGGICTVWLASSPPFPDVDMNSMVQEIVLECNEGSVTMFYCVLGYMGFLALVSFTVAFLARKLPDSFNEAKFITFSMLVFCSVWLSFIPSYLSTRGKYMVAVEIFSILASGAGLLGFIFAPKCYIIVLRPELNNREHLIRNKT